ctgtcttcttctttcagctgctctcctTAGGGGGTCACCACAGCTCATCTCAGTCCTGTCCTTTGCATCTTCTTCAAGGGAtaggagatggaggcagatgttATTCTACTGCCTCTACCTTACAGTTAACAGCAAAATATACCTTCACCCATGTCAGCTTCACTGCTACAAGGACAGATCCAGGAAGTCATCCTGGTCGTAATACGTTTTAATAATCCTCCACATCTGTTAAAATTCAGTTTTGCTTTGTTGACTTAAAAGCATTTCCCCAAatataagataaataaataattgcttATTTTTATAATTCAGGCTGTGATTTTCTTCTAAGGCTCACAGCAGAGGCACAGGAGCTACAGCCTTTATCACTGGATGATAACTAATACTCCTCAGCTTGACCTGTCAGTGACTAATGTGCCCTATTAATACGTCGCACATTACATCATTCACCTTTGTCATAGGAAACTTTGACTCTCTTGATAACACATCGTCTTGCCAGCCAGTTTCCCTTCGCGTCGATCCAGTGGTTCCCCGCATACATCCTCACGAACCTCTCAGCGTCCTTAGCGCGAACTGAGACGACGCAGCAGCACGACCTCACCGCCGGCTTTGACTCGGCTGTGATCTTTGTTAGCTCAGCGGACTCCGAAGATGAGGAACGGGGCTCCGAGCCATCTCCGGACACCGAGTTCTCAGGCGCTCCGGACTCCCGGAGAACCTCCGGCCTGTGTCGGTagtgaaaacaatgaaaaccgCCGCTTTCTATGAACTGACTGAAATAATTCCTCAGGTCCGCTGAGCGAAACGCGACGGGAATGTTGCTTATTGCAAAATACACCGAAGGGGCAGTTTCAGCGTCCGCCATGATTGTTTATCTTCAGTAGCGTTCGTAAATGACGTCATATCCGCTTCTGCAGACGTTACAGAAGTAAAGCTCATCAATTCATAAACTTTCATTAGTAATAATTACAAATAACAATTATTAAGcatgttaacatttttttcataaagtAATAAAGTTAAACGCAAGAAGCCATCTTGGAAAAACCTGCAGGAACTTTTTCAGGTAGTTATTTGAAAGAATTAtctgaaaataatatttaagaGCATTTCTAGTTTAATTCGATTTTAATCTCAAAATAAACActaatctttttttctgtaatttttagGTGTTATGAGCAAAACCTTTCAATTAATCAAATCTGATTAAATTAAAACAGCCCGGGAAATCCCTCCTTTTTACTCCCCTTTTCTGAATTCTCCATCATAATCAAATTCAGGATATTTGGAGAGTATCTCTCTCTCCCTAACGTCTTTTCTGAAAGTACTTTTTCTCTTTCTACTATTGCATATgatgtttttggttttatgAGACTCCTGCATTATATTGTCTGTGTATGTTTTATAGATGTAAATGTTTAATGTTGAGCTCATTTAAGCTTGCTTTTTTATAATGTGCGTACAGTTTAATATACATCAACACATCATAATATATATGAGTGTTGCGTTTATAGCGTCCCTGACCTGTCAAAGCCAGGTAGCTCTTAAAAGTCTTTTTTATGGGCCTAGAAAACAGCCCTGTTTACCTTTGAACAACCCTTGTTACAGCTAATCCAAGACCGTTTTTAACTCTTTATATATCAGAAGGAGAAGGCTCTCAACCCATAAAGGAACATGTCCTCATTCAGTTTATCAGAAAATATCAAAGTCACAGAATTCAGAGATCCACAGTTTTTCACTGTAATCTGAAACTAAGGCTGTCAGACAAATGCAGTGGAGTAAAGGAAGGAGTACAGAAACCGTTAGCTCAACTTTGAATGTCagtatttaaacatttatttatttagtgtaCAATGTAGATACAGTGGAAATTCACATGTACcagcttgtgtgtgtctgtcagccACAGTTTTCAGGACCCCAACACCTGactacagacagacagaaaataataaaaagcatttttcatTATCAGCTTGAATTCAAAGTCTAAAACAGGAACTAACAGAAATCCAAATAAAcatattaaagaaagaaaagcagtaatataataataaaactaatgCAGGGACCCAACATACAATCAGCACAAAAATCCAGACCATAGCCAAAGAATCATCagtcttttttatattttcactgGGAAATCCCCCCTGACATCCACACAACCAGTAATGCTCAAAATATATAATCAGATTGCTTAAAATCACATCTTGGGTCTTAACGGTTGAATTTTTTGTTTAAAGTCTGTATATAAATGTGCTGTGTAATTTGTGGAAAACAAAATGATGCAAGATCTTTATGATCGCAaatcataaatataaaattatagaAAATAGAGCCCAACTGATACTGATACCGATATTTGGCGTAAGGACAaaattcatttttctttaatgtatttttaaaatctgaTATTCCAGTGTattggcttttttttctctcagacacacacaacaTATACAGATTTCCCTTTTCCAAATTTGTTATatgatattttatattttgttgtttaCCGTCCGTCGATTCTGCACAGGTCAGCTggttgctgtgtttgtggatCCCAAACAGgtaaattatgaacacagaattACATTCAGATGCCTTCAAATGCTGCTAAAATTAACACTCTTTACATGGTTGATCGGTCTTTCTCCAGTTTTTCctttagttttaaaatgttcttttatcTGCTATTATACATGCCGATACCGATAGCTCAGTAAATAGTCAACTGGATTAATAAAACTGCTTAAGCGTTGTCCTAATGTTTTCATACAGTATATATTATAAAAGGTCACATCAAAGTGGCATCGATGTACTTTGATAGACAACAGGTTTAATCATGTCTCACTTGGCTGCACAGGTATATTTCTTTTCACACTGACTATAAGTCGCCAATTCTGCCTCTTTAACAATGGTCACAGTAAAACCTTCTTCATTTCATTAGAAATACACCAAGATGTGTTCAAAACTGTTTAACTTAACTTGACTAGTAAAAGGATAAAAGAGAAAGCGGCAGCTGGGAAATATATCTAGTCAGAGTTCATTAACCCAAAGGTAACCCTTGCTTTGTCCTTCACCTCAGCTTttattgttgtatttttataGTAATGGGCAGTAAAACTAGACTCGGGTGTCTGGACTCTGACATTATGTCACACATCatattacacacacaccatgCATTAGTCATCACCCTCCTGATTAGTGGAAGTTCAAACAAATTCTTGAGAATGTGCATGTGTGAACGTGtgtgatgtaaaaaaataaaaattaaaccgCAGTAGATGTGGTTAATATGTGATTAGATCATAAAACAGCCACCTAACTCAAGAAATGAACCTGTGTTGTGTGTACACATAGCAGGCAGCtaagcaaagaaccaattttaagtGGCAACAAACACATCATTAGTTCCCACTTGTTTAGTCAAAACTatgaaaaataccaaagataacacaatttgaaagacataaaatagtatttgtGCACCAACAAGGTCGTTCAAAACTTGGCaaatctcagcatggtgtgcagtgtgtcattaaaatttcagccagtggtgttggggatcttttCGCAATTGGTGAAATTATGAACGTGTATAGTCAGATTTTGAACCACCATTCAATAACACGTGAAAAGCATCTGATTAGCagaagcttcatttttcagcatgacaatgatctcaATCACACTGTCAATGCAATAAAAGCTTTggcacatatacatatatatcctgctgcagccttttaaatattaatgaaacaaaatgtttcagTATATGTATTAAGGCATACACAGGAAAAGAAATCACTTTCTAAATGCATGAACAGATTCTAACATGAAGCAGGTATAAATCAAAGAATTTGCTGGATGTCTATTATATACAgtcccgatcaaaagtttaagaccacttgaaaaatggcaaaaaaccatattttgcatggttggatcttaacaaggttccaagtagagcttcaacatgcaacaagaagaaatgggagtgagacaaaacattttttgagcatgcaatttattgaaaacaaggcttaaactgaaacaggctgtttcatagctgatcaaaagtttgggaccacatgcctttaaaaggccaaatctgtgcaaaaatgtggatttattgacattttctgtcaggtagtcacactgtcatgatgttctgatggcaaaggcaaaaaaacttTCTCTTTTTGAACGTGGTCGGGTTGTTGAGCTGCATAAGCAGGGTCTCTCGCAGCACGCCATCACTGCTGAGGTGGGATGCAGTAAGACAGTCAtttggaatttcttaaatgatcctgagggttatggaacaaaaaagtcaagtggaagACCCATAATTTCATCGAGCACTGAGCCGGAGGATCCAATTGGCTGTCAGGACATTGGACGATCCTAAACCCAAATTAAGGTGGCTACTGGTGCCGACTGCAGCCCCATAACCATCAGACGGAatctgagactgaagggcttcaaagacaaaaaacgtCTTCAAAGGCCTCGTCTCCTTGAACACCACAGAACTGACCGTTCAGACAAGAGAGCACCAAACACGGGACATGGaaaggtggaagaaagttttattctctgatGAGAATAAATTTAACCTTGGTGGTCCCGATGGTTTCCAACGTTACTGGCGTGACAAGCAGATCCCACCTGAGATTCTTTCTACACGTCATGTGGAGGGGGCACCATAATGGTCTGGGATCCTTTTTCTTCAGTATAACGatggagcttcaggaggtgcaggggtgtcaaacggccgctggctatgtccagatgttgcagagagcatCCCTCATGACTGAGGGCCTTCGTCTGTGTGGTAACGACTGAGCGTTTCAACAGGACAACACTACAGTACACAATGCCCACGGGACAAGGGACGTCTTCCAGGAGAATAACATCACTCTTTTGGACCATCCTGCGTGTTCCCCTGATCTAATTCCAAATGAGAACCTTTGGGGATGGATGACAAGGGAAGtttacaaaaatggacaacagttcCAGACAGTAGATGCCCTTCATGTGGCCGTCTCCACTacttggagaaatgttcccactcaccTAATGAAAACGCTTGCATCAAGCACGCTGCAACAAATTTCtgaagtgatcaacaataacagtggagctactcattactgagtccatgtttggaactttgatttctgttaTGGGTTTTGTGGAAGTGTGGTCCTAAacatttgatcagctgtaaaacagcctgtttcagtttaagcattgttttcaataaattgcatgctcaaaaaaatattttgtctcactgctatttcttcttgttgcatggtGAAGCTcgacttggaaccttgttaagttTACAACCatgtaaaatgtgatttttttgctCACTGGGGCACATTCTTGAACAGTCACTGCCGAAAAACTCGGCATCATTTGAAAAGAGgatgtttattttaaagtttattcTTAAAATTAAAGAGCTCAAAAAGGGGAATGATAGACCATTTACTACTTCATTTAATAATTCTTtcatttaaatgtcttttttttggttgttcTTTTATTTCACTGCAATTGAGGTTCTATGTGTATATAAATGCAATTTCAATCTGAGTTTTAATTTAgtgattctgttttttttcttctcctgagTACATGTTCCCATGAGGCCACCCTGTGTGAATCATCTTTGGGTTGATGACCTTATTAAAATGGAACCAGGCAAATGAACCTCCGCTGTATTAGCAGTGGGTCAAGGCCAAAAGTCATGTTCAACACATGACGTCCATCATGCACCCACGTGGTAGCACGGAGCGTTCAGTGGCCTGAAAAAACTGGAAGCAGTGGAAGTTCAGGCACTCAGTCTGTGAAGATGAGTCTGAGCTACTTGTTGACACATATCCCACAAATCCAATAATGCAATTACAGTAAAGTCACCTAATAAATTCTTTTAAGGTGCATGAATTTTGAAGATATTAGGAAAACAGTCTCCAGCTCCTGTCTATTACATCATACTTCATCACCATCTTGCTTCCCTTTACTCCGAACACAGTGGTTGTTCTACTTATAGTATGAAGGACGTTTTCGTTTTACTGTCCTGGCAGAGATAAGCGTCTGTCCTCCGTGCCCGTCTGTGCCTGCTCCAAACCTCTATAAACACGGGCCTTATCACAAGCATTTACAACTGTCAGCATGCTTGATGAAGCCTGAGGGCTGCTGAGTGAAGTATAGGTCACTTTCCTGAAGGGAAGATAACCCATGCGTCTTATCATGTTTTGAAGCTGCGGTCCACTTCGATTAGGCTTCTGTGAGTACAGACATCGTGTCCCATATGATTGATATGATACTGTCCATCATAATGAGATCaccctgtgaaaaaaaaaacagggctGTTAAACATTTTTCATGTATTCTTTCAAGGAATGAGTAAAGGCATTGATAACGTAAAACAAATATTCGGTGACTGGTGCTGCCAGTTGTGTCTGGTGTGTAATCTCTTTATTACGGTCATTCACTTTATGAACTGACCTTGACACAGGTACCCTGCAGTTCAGATCTTCCTCTTAAACTTCCAGTTTCAAGCTTCTGGGCTTGTCAGGCTTTTTGGCAAATGTGTCactaaataacaataaataacgAGGATGGTACATCATATATGGTGGCACCCGGGATCACTGACTATCATAAATGTTTTACTGTCTATAGTTCATGGCACTGGATGTTCAAACCAGAGGTCTTCCACATTgggttgtttgtttatttcttatgataataaaatcattttcttaTCAGCCCCAAACCTCGGTGCCAGGTACGGGGAAGATAACAAAATAGgataaatgcatttaaatgacAAGTGGAAAAGTGTACGACATGTTACGGACGTCATGAACTCCACGTACAGGATTTTGTTGTGCTCCTTTCAAGTTTCATAAACTTGAAAAGAAAATTCATAAAAGTTAGTTTGATATATAAAGAGATATAAGAATGTCACAGACTGAAGTAAGATCAACCTCATGAGTACAATAATTTGCCATGGCCAGTACAAATGTTTACTAGATATTTTTTTCGCAGTACAGTAGTACAGCACGTATCAGGGCAATCGCCGTAAAGTCTGCACACACAGCCAGGGCTGGAAATTCCCTTCACAGTACACAGGAGTTCGACCCAGACTGAtctggatttcttttatattgacttgagaacattttttaaatatttgtgtgtgtatttgtgaagATATAAGACACACAATTTCCAATTTTATCCCATCTCACAATGATAAAGAACACTTCTAAAAATTCCTGGTTCCAGATTTGCCCTAAAAATGAATAACTTCCAAGGTCAATTTTAAGTAAATCCCTACATACATCTGAAAAAACGAAACACTTAAGCTTCAGATAATAAACCAAAACCCCCAAATTCGTAAAACTCACAAAAGCAAAaccaataataaataataaataacagtTTTATGCAGGTGgttttgtgtttaattgtaaaaaatattttttgaggggtggtgggagaaaaaaaatgtgtgtagCAGTTGTGTCAATAGAGCAGTTTCTCACacattagttttttgtttttttattgagtGGACGGGTCAGAGCTGGAGGGCTGCAGGTACGGTGCAGTCTACTTCTTGGGTGCAGACTGAAATATCTCAGCGGTCATTTTGTACAGATGCTGTGGATTCTCCAGCTAATAGATAAACGGCCACACACCCAGTCCAGTCGCCTCAGAATCATCATAATCACCTGACCCTGCTTTAATAGTAAGTCCCCGTGTTACACAAAGCTTGACCTGTGATCCACTAACCAGTTATCTCTGCCTGTTCCCAAACTGCAGATTAATCTTTACAGGAGGGAGGGATTCTCGAGACTGCCAGCGATCTGGACTTTTAGTGGTGTCGGTGTTTTCATTGGAACATCCGTTACAAATACAAAACatgaaatacaataaatacCACTGGGCAGCTGCGGATTCACCAGTCTGGGTGTCAAAGTACTCCTGGGTGGTATGCTGAATCCTGAGTCCCCCCTGATgtatccatcagagtgtgagcGTGTGTTTTAGGCACAGATAAAAGTgctgtgtggatgtgtgagaCTGTAGAAAGCAGTTTGAATTTGATTTCAACTGATCTATGCAAGTAACAGTCCATTTACCAGTGTGTGATAGTGCTGAAACGCTATTTCTGTACCATAAATAGAACCATATTCAAGGCTGTCCTGTGGTACACAAGAAGGTTTTCTAGCTCTTCTTCACAGGTTTGTGCAGAATTTGTGTTTTAACTGCATGCTTGTAGTCTTTACATTGCAATGTGgcagtgaaaataaatgtctGCTTTCTCAAATATGTGTCCAACCTTTCAACCCTTGTGAGCTGGAGGAGGCTGAATTACAGTTCTCTTATATAAAGCTTCCTCTGGTTAAAATCACAATATAAATAGTAATAACTCAGCTTGTTTAAAAGTCAAGATTCCTTGCCaaataattcagttttatttatatagtgccagatcgcagcaacagttgcctcaaggcgctttatattgtcagGTAAAGACAATAACATCAAGGTGGCTGTTTACAACCAGTTTCCACTAAATTAGAGTTTTAAAAttccagctctgttctgggattttactcttttatttgggaaaaaaaaaaacatgaaacactTTATTTGAAGTTATCTCGCAGGTCAGTGACCCAAGTCTACTTTGGCCTGTTTCCAGTATTACAGGTGTGAGCTGGCAGCAAGCAGGGGCTCACTGTGGGGCTGATTACTTTTTGCAGTCCTTGGTAGCTTGGTACTGCCTGGGTTAATGACACCGGTTACAAGATAAGACCCAGCCCTCTTGATAGCCAGACGTTACTTCAGCAGCTCCTTTTCATTGAGAAAAGCTTATCAGTTTCCCAGGGTTGTTCCAGTCACCTGGCAGAGCACACAGTTGTTTTTCATATGGAGCATATTGACAAGTCAAGGTCCACTGAAGCAGGTTGGGCTGGCCTTATAAATAGAGGGAGACtccaagcagcagcagcagctgtgctcACAAGCTCGTGAAGAGCCCATCCTGCCAGAGGATTCATTTAACTGCCTACACAATCTGTGACTCGGTTAAAATGGACAGCGCGTGTCGTTGTTCAACCAGCAGTGATAGGACTTCAAATCCTATCCTGTACAACATCCTGAGCCAAATGGATGGCAGCAGACTGAGCCAAGGCAACTTCAGCTACAATTCAGTGCCTCACAGATGCAAATGTGAGGCACGACGGACAGTGTGCTTGAAAAGGCCGTCGGAGATTTGCAAAGAAGCTTCGGCGGTTCTGGTAAAAACCCTAAATTTCATGAAAAACTTGCCCGCCTTTAACCAGCTGCCTCCAAACGACCAGTTCGCCCTTCTGAAAAGCTGCTGGGCGCCACTCTTCATTCTGGGTCTGGCCCAAGAGCGTGTGGACTTCGAGGTGACGGACATCCCCACTGACAGCATGCTGAAAAAGATCCTCCTGAACAGACCCGAGAGCCCCGAGGTGGAAAGGGAGCAGCCCACTATGGCCGGTGTCAGCAAACTCGTGTCTTGCCTCAAAAAGTTTTGGAGTTTGGATTTGAGCCCCAAGGAGTACGCATACCTCAAAGGGACCACGATATTTAATCCAGGTACATATTCGATGTGTTCAGCTTCAGCTTTCTCTGGTCAGTGTTCGGTGGTTTAATAACGGTGTCCAATATTAAGCATTCATGTAactttacagttttgttttgtttttccaccaACAGACGTACCAGATTTGAAGGCAGCCCTGTTTGTGGAAGGCTTGCAACAGGAAGCTCAGCAGGCCTTAAGCAAGGTGGTTCAGCTCCTCCACCCGGGGGACGGGGACCGCTTTGCTCGAATCCTCCTCACAGCCTCCATGCTGCAGAGCATCACCCCCAGCCTCATCACTGAACTCTTCTTCCGGCCTGTGATAGGACAGGCGAACCTGCTGGAGCTGCTGGTCGACATGCTCTTCTGCAGATAGGAGCGGTGGATTTTAGAGCTTTTCCGTCTTTGTGAAATGAAGGAATGCCTGATGGTGGGCTGCTCTAAAACACatttactattaaaaaaaaaactcaaagaaaacaaaaactgtgaattGTTGAAGATGGGGTTATGAATTGCTTACACTGAAAATGATGCCGAGGTCACTGTAGCCCAGTCTGACACGATTTCGTCCAATTGAACTGGATTTGACTTTCTACATTAGGACAGAGTGTACCTACTGTCCATATGTTTGCTTGATCTCATGACGGGAGCTCTCTGTTGTAAATAATTATTGTTTGCATTTACAAAGGTTTTCaaataaatctattttttttacacGAATGAAGAGTGAAATTGTGTGTCAGTCACCTGAAAAGGGAAGCCAAATCAAACATTGAGTTTGTTATATATGTACCAGCTGGAACATCTGATAGTGACAGTCTGGTTTGAACATTTGACCCCTGCACTTCATTGGCAGGCCCATCAGTGATATGTGCAGGACAGCATGTACACATTAAATTCTTGTTGTTGCCAGAGCTCTTAAAAAGCAAATACCTTGAAAATGGGAGTAAAAGGATGATTTTGGTGGTCTTTAAACAAACATTGGAATGAAgtagaaaacttttttttatggtAGTATTTCTTCTTTGATCCAGGAAGTAGCGAGCCTAGCATTTCAACCAGATGCCTCCTCAAGAAAAATGCTTGTCAAGTCATTTTTACCTAAACAACCTCTGCATTAAAATGTCAGGAAATGTTTTACATGTTACATTTAACATGATTGCtttttgatttaaaataatttaacagCTAGAAGACTTTATTGAAAATAGGTTTAGATAACTGtattacagaaaaacaaatagtATCTGAACACATTAAAATGATAGGAATACAAAAGAACTTTGCACTGCTTTAACAAA
The genomic region above belongs to Oreochromis niloticus isolate F11D_XX linkage group LG11, O_niloticus_UMD_NMBU, whole genome shotgun sequence and contains:
- the nr0b2a gene encoding nuclear receptor subfamily 0 group B member 2; translation: MDSACRCSTSSDRTSNPILYNILSQMDGSRLSQGNFSYNSVPHRCKCEARRTVCLKRPSEICKEASAVLVKTLNFMKNLPAFNQLPPNDQFALLKSCWAPLFILGLAQERVDFEVTDIPTDSMLKKILLNRPESPEVEREQPTMAGVSKLVSCLKKFWSLDLSPKEYAYLKGTTIFNPDVPDLKAALFVEGLQQEAQQALSKVVQLLHPGDGDRFARILLTASMLQSITPSLITELFFRPVIGQANLLELLVDMLFCR